CTTGTTCGTAATTCTTAGGCAACTTCATGGCAAATAGACATCTTCAGCGTTCCGTGGCGATGCAGTCCCTTTTTGAGTGGGATTTTCAAGGGCGCAAAAATGAAGAAGTGCCAGAGATTGTCGAACGCAATGTTCAAGAATTTGCTTCCGGACTGGAGGATTCCAGTTTTGTCAAATCACTGGTGGAGGGAGTCCTAAAAAACCGCGATAAAATAGACGCTTTAATAGAAAAATGCGCTCCCGAGTGGCCGCTGGACCAGGTGACGGCCGTGGATCGCAATATTCTGCGGCTGGGGATTTATGAGCTGATGTTTGGCAATTATGAGGAGGTTCCTCCCAAAGTGGCTATAAATGAGGCAATTGAGCTGGCTAAGACCTTTGGAGGGGAAAATTCCGCCCGGTTTGTCAATGGTGTGCTGGGAACAATTTATCGGGAAATGGGAGAGCCCCTTAAAGACGATGATGGCCAGAAGAGAAAACAAAAAGCGGAAGAAATAAAGAAAAATAGTGGAAAATAGTTAATTTTTTAAATCCGAAATCCCAAGCTCAAATTTCAAATAAAATCCAAAATCCCAAATCTAAAATTTATTAATTTGGAATTGGAATTTCATTTGGCATTTGGATTTTGAACTTTGGATTTATCATCTTTATGATTGAAAATCTTTCCAAAAAGCTCGGAGTAAAGTTTAAAAATCAGGATTTGCTTCAGTCGGCGGTGACTCATCGCTCTTACCTTAATGAAAATCGTAGTTACGGAATAGAGCATAATGAACGGCTCGAGTTTCTGGGTGACGCGGTTTTGGAATTGATTATCACTGAATACTTGTATAAAACTTACTCCAACCCTGAAGGAGAGCTAACTAGCTGGAGATCGGCTTTGGTCAATGGAGAAAATCTGGCAAAAATCGCCGGAGAGCTGGGAGTGGAAGAATTCCTACTTATGAGCAAAGGTGAAGCCAAGGATACGGGGAGAGCCCGTCAATATTTGCTGGCCAATGCTCTGGAAGCCATTATTGGAGCGATCTATCTTGACAGAGGATACCAGGAAGTCCAGCAATTTGTTTTGAAGTACATCGTGGCAAATTTAGACGAGGTATTGAAGAAAGGACTTTATCTTGACGCGAAAAGCGTTTTTCAGGAAAAGTCCCAGGAGGAAGAAAAGATCACCCCTTCCTACCGGGTGCTAGAGGAATGGGGGCCCGACCATGACAGGCATTTTGTGGTAGGCGTGTTTCTTGGTGAAGAGTTGATTGCCAAAGGGGAAGGAAAGTCAAAGCAGGAAGCCCAGCGGGAGGCGGCAAAAAAAGGATTGGAAGTTAAAAGATGGATGTAGTAGATACTAAGATACTGGGATATTAGGATATTCATTGAAGTTTGTAGAAATTAAAGGGGAGAAGTTATCCACAATTGATGAAAAATTATATTTTGCTATAATTAACCTAATAGAACAGGGAAGAACAAATTTTAAAAGGAGGACTTGAGGGGTGCATAGTCATGACGCATTTTTGTTTTTTAACAATAAAAAAGGAGAGAGAATATTATGCCCGAAAATTGGTGGTATCTTATTTTTGAAACTTTTCTAAACCCTGTCAAGTTGATAACTGGTGTAATAGTTGTGGCGCTAACCTACGTTGTCCTATATTTCATATTCGGCCGCGATAAAAAATCCTGTTTATTGAAAGGAGGTGATTACGGTAAAAAAGCCAGAGGGAAAATGTTGTAAGATTCATCATGTTGTTTACTGGATTTATGTGCTACGCTCTAATCTTGCAAGATTAGAGCGTAATAAATTTTTCATTAAAAGGAGGTCACCATGATTTTTACAAGGATTTTCAAAAAAATTGCAACTAAAAATTCTTTGTAAAAGGAGGTGATCGGGCAACGGCTATCAGAAGTAGACGACCCAATCTAGACGGATAACCGGTTTATAAAAAAGAGAGGTGAAATTTAATTTAGGCCGTTCGTGCCAAATTTGACTGGTTATTTCGCAACCAGGGGGCAGAGCGCTTCCTTGGAGATTTCAAAAGATAGAGGGCTGGATTTATCCAGCCCTTTTTAAATTGTTCGACAGCTTGAAAAATGGTACAATAGTTCCATACGAATAATAATTCAGATGATATCCAAATTAAGAACGAATTCGGATAGTAATTCGGATATAATTCGGGTAGGAATTCGTATCTATGTACGACATAATAATCAAAAACGGGAAGATTATTGACGGTACCGGCCAGCCGATGTTTGCGGCTGACATTGGAATTAAAGAGAGCAAAATAAAAGAAATAGGAGATCTCCATAATGAAAACGCGGAGGTTGTTATCAATGCTGAAAATCACTATGTGGCGCCGGGATTTATTGACGTCAATAACCACTCTGATACCTACTGGAGGATTTTTCTGGATCCGGAACTCCCGAGTTTGATTTATCAGGGAATCACCACCGTTGTTGGTGGAAACTGCGGATCGTCACTGGCTCCCTTAGTCAATCAGGAAATTATTCAAGCAATTCAAAAATGGGCGGATATCCGAAAGGTCAATCTTAACTGGCTGACCATGAAGGATTTCCTGGCGGAGATAGAGTGCCGAAAGCCCTCTGTTAATTTCGCCACTTTGGTGGGCCACAGCACGCTGCGCAGGGGACTGCTTGGCAATGAAGTCAGGAGTTTGAACACGGAGGAGTTGAAAATAATGAAAAGGATGCTGAAAAACGCTCTGAAAGAAGGAGCCCTTGGTCTTTCCACGGGCTTGGTTTATACTCATGCCAAATTGGCCTCCGAAAAAGAAATTGCTGAAATTGCCGAAGTCGTCAGCAGCTACGGGGGCGTGTATACGACTCACGTTCGGGGAGAATCCCAGGAGCTTTTGGAAGCAGTCGAAGAAGCAATCAAGACCGCTTCAGCCACGGGAGTGAAATTGCAGATCTCCCACCTCAAGGCGATTGGCGAAAAGAATTGGCACTTGATGGATGAAGCGCTAAATCTTATTGAAACCGCCCGCACCAGCGGAATTGACGTGAACTTTGATGTTTATCCTTACACCGTAACGGGTTCGGTTCTTTATATCCTTCTTCCTGACTGGGTAGCGGAAGGAGGAAAAAGGGCGATGATCCACCGGCTCAAAGACCCTAATATTCGCGTGCGGGTATTGCGGGAAATGGAAGAGGATAATTTTGATTATTCCAAAGTCGTCATTTCCATTTCTCCTTTGGATAAAACCCTCACGAGAAAAAGAGTTGTTGATATTGCCCGGGCGCAGGAAAAAACGGTTGAGGAAATAATTGTTGATCTTTTAATAGCCAGCGAGGGAAGAGTCATAACGATGATGGACGTGTTGAGTGAGAAAAATGTGGCCAAAGCCATTCAGCATCCTTTTTCCATAATTTCCTCCAACGGCGCGGGGTACAGCATAGAGCATAGCGAATCAGGAGAAGTGGTTCACCCCCGCAATTTCGGATCGTTCCCCCGGGTGCTGGCCCGCTATGTCCGGGAAAAAGGGATTTTAAGTTGGGAGGAAGCCATTCACAAGATGAGCAGCAAACCGGCGGAGAAATTCGGGATTAAAAAGCGTGGCGTACTTGAAAAAGGAAATGTCGCTGATGTTATTGTCTTTCATCCGGAGGATATTCAGGATCTGGCTACTCCGGAAAATCCCTATCAATATTCACAAGGGATGCAGTGGGTCATTATAAATGGAGAAGTGGTAATGGAAAAAGGGAATTATTTGGGCAAAAGGGCGGGAGAAGTGATCAGAAGATCTTCGTCAAGGTGGTTTTGAAATAAATCAAAAATTAAAATGCAAAAATCAAAATGACAATGCAAAGTCCAAAAAGAATAATTTTCTTTTTATATTTTAATTTGTCATTCCTGCCCGCCGGCGGGCAGGTTGAATTATTATTATGGATTTAACTTTCTTCAAAAACAAAAGGGTTACCGTTTTTGGTTTGGGATTGCAGGGAGGAGGAGTAGGAACGGTAAAATTCTTGGTAAAGCAGGGAGCACGGGTAATAGTTACCGATATCAAAGCCAAGGAACAGCTGGTCCCTTCGCTCGAAGCTCTCAAGGGGCTGAAAGGCGTTGAATTTGTTTTAGGCCAGCATCACCGGGAAGATTTCATCAAAGTGGATATGGTAGTGAAAACCCCTCCTGTTCCCTGGAACAATGAATATGTAAAACTGGCGCTAGCTCATAACATTCCGGTGGAGATGGACTCCAGTTTGTTTTTTAAGTTCTGCAAAAATCCTATTATCGGAGTGACTGGTACGAAAGGAAAGACAACAACAGCCACACTAATTTATGAGATTTTGAAACTGGCCGGGAAAAATCCCGTGAAGGTCGGAATCGGCCAGGCATCCGTGCTGGATAGATTAGAACTCTTAAAAAAGGATTCGGTGGTGGTGTTTGAACTGTCCAGTTGGCGGCTGTCGGCTTTGGGAAAAGCGCAAATGAGTCCTCACATCGCGGTGATTAAGAATATTCTTCCTGACCATCTTAACTATTATAGAACCATTGACGACTATCTGACTGACAAAGAAAATATTTTCCTTTATCAGAAACCCAAGGACTTTCTGATTATCAATGAAGACGATGAAAGGTTGAGAGAATCATCTAAAAAGGCCAAGTCGCAGATAATCAGATTTTCCGGACGTCCGATCAAGGAGGGGAAAGCGGTATTTCGCGAAGACAATTTTATTTATCTTAACGACGGCGTGGATACCAAGAAACTTGTAGATATTAAAGATATTAAGATTCCCGGCGAGCATAATATTTATAACATTATGGCTGCCGCTGCCGCCGCCTATGTTTACGGAATACCAATTGAGCAAATAAAAAAGGCAGTAGTCGATTTTTTCGGCGTTCCGCACCGGCTGGAATTCGTGAGAGAACTTCGCGGCGTTCGCTATTTCAACGACACGGCGGCGACCATTCCTGATGCGATGATGAGTGCCCTTGAGTCATTTGTGGAGCCGATTGTTCTAATCGCCGGCGGAACTGACAAGAAACTGGATTTTTCCCGGGCCGGAGAAGAGATTTTAAAGAAAGTTAAATATCTGGTACTCCTTAAAGGCGATGCAACAGAAAAACTTCTGGAGTGTATTGGAAAAAATTTACCCGAGAAAGAAAAAGGACAGAGCATAGAATTTGAAGTGGTTGATTCCATGCAAAGGGCGGTAGAGCTGGCTTCTCAAAAAGCAGAAGAAGGGGATGTCGTGCTTCTTTCGCCGGGAGCGGCGAGCTTTGGATTATTTTTAAACGAGTTTGACCGCGGAGATAAGTTCCGGGAGGCGGTTAACACTATTGAGTAGCTTAAATACAACCAGAGCGAAGTGAATTCCAAAGGTTGACAAAAGGTGAAAATTGGCCTATAATAGATATAAGAACAAGTAAAAGGGTGTTTCTAGGGTGAAACGCCTTTTTTGATTTTTTGCTATGAAAAGCCATTTTCAGAGCATTTTTAGGATAAGAAGTCCAAAGCTGCTAGTTGCAACAGCCGTTCTTTTCGGCATGCTTGTGTTCTTTCAAGCCCAACCGGTTTGGGCTAGCGAAGTAACGGTTCAAAATATTATTCAACTGGTAAATAAAGAGAGAATCTCACAAGGACTGGATGCGCTAACAGAAAACTCGCTGCTTTCGCAAGCAGCCCGGGAGAAAGTCAGTGATATGGTCAAAAATAATTATTTTTCCCATACTTCGCCAAGTGGAATATCTCCCTGGCACTGGGTAGAAAAAAGCGGCTACGATTACAAGTATGCAGGAGAGCTCCGGCTGTGGGAGTTGTCCGCTCACTGGAAAATGAACCAGCCAAGCAACCGGTGGAAGAAAAAACGGCCAGTCAGGAGAAAAGCCAATCACTTATTCCTTTGTCAAAAAGCTTGTATTTTGAGCAGGTTGGAGAGGTTAAAAAAACGGAAACAGGATGCGCCAATGGACTGTGTTATTTTAACCAGGCCAATAGCTTGTTTTATCCGGAAAGAAAAATTTCAGAAGAAGCAGCTTGGCTTGTGGCCGTGGTCGTTCTTCTGCTTTCCATTATTTTCAATGCGATAACGCTTTCCCGCCAGAATAGCCACAATCCTTTCATTGCCGCTAATACCGTAATCTTGCTTATGGTTTTAACATCGGTGATTTTCTGGAAGATGTAGCTACATGTTAGAGCAAGGAGAGAGTAATAATGCTGAATAATGACTTTTTAATATAGCGGAAACCGGTTCCTTAACATAAAAACATAAACAAAAAAGGGGAATATAAAAAAACTTTAAAGGCAAGAATCCTTGCCTTTCCCTTTAAGTAGGGAAATAATATTAAAAAGAAACGATCCAGAATCGTTTCTTTTTTGTTCTCCTCCGCTCAAATACCCAGCGGCTTGCCGCGGGGATAAAGGCGAAAGATATTAAAGAAGTTCCAGTGATAATAAAAGGGCTTTGGCGAATTTCGCTAGACACCTCGCAGCTTAACTGCGAGGAGCTTCATTTTGCGGTTTCTTGAAAAAAATAGAAAGGTAGAATATACTAAAGAAGTATGGAACAATTCGAGATTATCGGTGGGAAAAAGCTAAAAGGGGCGGTAACAGTTAACAGCTCTAAGAATGCAGCTGTTGCTTTATTAATGGCATCTCTTATTAATAAGGGGAAAACTACACTTAAAAATGTGCCCCAAATTGAAGAAGTTAACCGGCTAGTCGAGGTGCTTAAAAGCATTGGAGTAAAAATTTCGGCAAAAGGCAGGAATCTTGAGATAACTTCACCGGAAAAAATTGAAATTGGAAAAATTAACAGAACATCGGCGAAAAAGACAAGATCAATCGTTCTTATGATCGGAGCATTAGCGGGAAAATTGAAAAATTATACTATTCCCCAATGTGGGGGATGCCGCCTGGGCAGCAGAACTGTTGTTCCTCACTTTATGGCTCTTAAAAATCTCGGATTGATAATTAGTACAAACAGTAAGGGTTTTAGGGTCAATTCAAAAAAACTTAAACCGGCGGAAAAAATTGTCCTTTATGAAACGGGTGACACAGCTACCGAAAACGCGCTTTTGGCAGCCGCTCAAGCAAAAGGAAAAACAACAATAAAATTAGCATCAGCTAATTATATGGTCCAAGACCTTTGCTTCCTGCTTGAAAAAATGGGAGTGAAGATAAAAGGAATAGGAACAGGAACACTTGAGGTTTATGGTATGAGAAATATAAAAAAGGATGTGGTTTATAAAATTAGTGAGGATCCAATAGAAGCCATGTTTTTTCTTTCCATCGCGGCTACTTGTCAGGCAAATCTGAAAGTAAAAAGATGCCCGATTGATTTTTTGGACCTTGAACTCTTAAAACTTTCCAAAATGGGATTACGCTATAAAATAGTAAGACGCTATGCATCCGGAAATGGGAAAACGAAATTGGCCGATATCGTAACATGGCCTTCAAAGCTAGTGGCGCTTGAGGACAAAATTCATCCTCTTCCTTCAGCGGGGATAAATATAGACAACCTCCCGTTCTTTGTCCCTATTGCCTGCGTGGCTAGAGGAAAAACACTTATTCATGACTGGGTTTATGAAAATAGAGCGATTTATTTTACGGAACTTAATAAGCTGGGAGCGCGGGTAACCCTTCTTGATACTCATAGAGTAAATATTGAAGGACCTGCGAAATTAAAAGGTTCGAAAATTTTATGCCCGCCGGCGCTTCGCCCAGCGGCGATAATTCTAGTCGCCATGCTCGCGGCCAAAGGTAAGTCAATTTTAAAAGGCGTTTATCCGATAAATAGGGGATATGAAAATTTGGAAGAACGGCTCAAAAAAATCGGAGCAGATATAAAATTTTTTTCAAACAATGAAAAATAAAACGCAAAACTTAATACCAGGAAAAGATTGTATTGGGGTCGAAGGAGGCGTCTTGATTTTTAATAAAAAAGGCGAGGTACTTTTGATGAAACGGAGTAAAAATTCCAAGAATGAAGCTGATTGGTGGTCGAAACCCGGCGGAGCAGTGGATTTTAATGAAAAAGCAATAGATGCGATGAAAAGGGAAATAAAAGAAGAATTGAATGTTGATATAAATATCTGGGGCTATTTGCCGCATACTGATCATATTATAAGAAGAGAAAAGCAGCACTGGGTAGCTATAAATTATTTAACAAACATAAAAAAGGGGAAACTGAAAATAATGGAACCACATAAGTGTGAAGAAATCAGATGGTTTAGCATGAAAAAATTGCCAAAAAGAATTACTCAAACTGCTAGAGAACCAATTAAGAATTATTTGGCGGGGAAATTTATCAAGTTATAGTAGTGTCATTCCCGCGGAAGCGGGAATCCAGTATTTATCTTTCTGGATTCCGGCTCGGAGGCCGGAATGACATAATTATATGATTCGTATATTCGTAAGTGATTAGTAATTAGTAGCCGTATGAGTTTATTTGTCCGAAAAATTGGAATTGATCTGGGGACAGCCAATACTCTGGTTTTTGTTCCTGGGCGCGGAGTGGTCATCAACGAGCCATCAGTGGTGGCCATTTCTATTTTAGAAAATGAAGTGCTAGCAGTAGGAAACCAGGCAAAAGAAATGCTCGGGCGCACTCCGGACTCAATCGTCGCTAGCCGTCCTCTCAAAGACGGAGTAATCGCCGATTACCGGATAACCGAGGCAATGCTCAAATATTTCATCAACAAAGTGACTGGCAAAGTTCGTATTTTCCGTCCAGAGGTGATGATTTCCATTCCGGCGGGAATTACTTCAACTGAACGCCGGGCAGTCGTTGATGCCGCTATCAAAGCCGGAGCGAAAGCCGCCTACATCGTGAAAGAGCCATTGCTTGCGGCTATTGGTGCGGGAGTTCCCATTCACAGCGCCCAGGGAAATATGATAATTAACACCGGCGGCGGCACCACGGAAATTGCCATTATCTCACTGGGAGGAGTAGTGGCGGCTCACAGCGCTCGGGTAGGCGGCAACAAACTCGACCAGGCCATTTCCGACTACGTTAAGCGCAAATACGGTTTGGCAATCGGAGAAAGAACCGCCGAAGAAATAAAAATAAGCATCGGATCAGCTATTGCTCAAGTTAAAGAAGAATATATCGAGGTCCGCGGCCGCGACTTGATGGGAGGGCTTCCCAAAATGATCCGGGTATCTTCCAATGAAGTGACAGAAGCCATTCAGGATGAATTGCGTGAAATTATTAATGCCATCAAAAAGGTCTTTCAGGAAACACCACCGGAACTGGCGGCAGATGTTATTGATAAGGGAATGGTGCTTTCGGGAGGAAGCGCTCTGCTTCGCAATTTCGACCAGCTGATCACTAAAACAATAGGAGTTCCCTGTTACGTGGCCGACGATCCTCTGTTTTG
The sequence above is drawn from the Candidatus Moraniibacteriota bacterium genome and encodes:
- the nusB gene encoding transcription antitermination factor NusB is translated as MANRHLQRSVAMQSLFEWDFQGRKNEEVPEIVERNVQEFASGLEDSSFVKSLVEGVLKNRDKIDALIEKCAPEWPLDQVTAVDRNILRLGIYELMFGNYEEVPPKVAINEAIELAKTFGGENSARFVNGVLGTIYREMGEPLKDDDGQKRKQKAEEIKKNSGK
- the rnc gene encoding ribonuclease III, producing the protein MIENLSKKLGVKFKNQDLLQSAVTHRSYLNENRSYGIEHNERLEFLGDAVLELIITEYLYKTYSNPEGELTSWRSALVNGENLAKIAGELGVEEFLLMSKGEAKDTGRARQYLLANALEAIIGAIYLDRGYQEVQQFVLKYIVANLDEVLKKGLYLDAKSVFQEKSQEEEKITPSYRVLEEWGPDHDRHFVVGVFLGEELIAKGEGKSKQEAQREAAKKGLEVKRWM
- a CDS encoding D-aminoacylase; the protein is MYDIIIKNGKIIDGTGQPMFAADIGIKESKIKEIGDLHNENAEVVINAENHYVAPGFIDVNNHSDTYWRIFLDPELPSLIYQGITTVVGGNCGSSLAPLVNQEIIQAIQKWADIRKVNLNWLTMKDFLAEIECRKPSVNFATLVGHSTLRRGLLGNEVRSLNTEELKIMKRMLKNALKEGALGLSTGLVYTHAKLASEKEIAEIAEVVSSYGGVYTTHVRGESQELLEAVEEAIKTASATGVKLQISHLKAIGEKNWHLMDEALNLIETARTSGIDVNFDVYPYTVTGSVLYILLPDWVAEGGKRAMIHRLKDPNIRVRVLREMEEDNFDYSKVVISISPLDKTLTRKRVVDIARAQEKTVEEIIVDLLIASEGRVITMMDVLSEKNVAKAIQHPFSIISSNGAGYSIEHSESGEVVHPRNFGSFPRVLARYVREKGILSWEEAIHKMSSKPAEKFGIKKRGVLEKGNVADVIVFHPEDIQDLATPENPYQYSQGMQWVIINGEVVMEKGNYLGKRAGEVIRRSSSRWF
- the murD gene encoding UDP-N-acetylmuramoyl-L-alanine--D-glutamate ligase — its product is MDLTFFKNKRVTVFGLGLQGGGVGTVKFLVKQGARVIVTDIKAKEQLVPSLEALKGLKGVEFVLGQHHREDFIKVDMVVKTPPVPWNNEYVKLALAHNIPVEMDSSLFFKFCKNPIIGVTGTKGKTTTATLIYEILKLAGKNPVKVGIGQASVLDRLELLKKDSVVVFELSSWRLSALGKAQMSPHIAVIKNILPDHLNYYRTIDDYLTDKENIFLYQKPKDFLIINEDDERLRESSKKAKSQIIRFSGRPIKEGKAVFREDNFIYLNDGVDTKKLVDIKDIKIPGEHNIYNIMAAAAAAYVYGIPIEQIKKAVVDFFGVPHRLEFVRELRGVRYFNDTAATIPDAMMSALESFVEPIVLIAGGTDKKLDFSRAGEEILKKVKYLVLLKGDATEKLLECIGKNLPEKEKGQSIEFEVVDSMQRAVELASQKAEEGDVVLLSPGAASFGLFLNEFDRGDKFREAVNTIE
- a CDS encoding UDP-N-acetylglucosamine 1-carboxyvinyltransferase, which translates into the protein MEQFEIIGGKKLKGAVTVNSSKNAAVALLMASLINKGKTTLKNVPQIEEVNRLVEVLKSIGVKISAKGRNLEITSPEKIEIGKINRTSAKKTRSIVLMIGALAGKLKNYTIPQCGGCRLGSRTVVPHFMALKNLGLIISTNSKGFRVNSKKLKPAEKIVLYETGDTATENALLAAAQAKGKTTIKLASANYMVQDLCFLLEKMGVKIKGIGTGTLEVYGMRNIKKDVVYKISEDPIEAMFFLSIAATCQANLKVKRCPIDFLDLELLKLSKMGLRYKIVRRYASGNGKTKLADIVTWPSKLVALEDKIHPLPSAGINIDNLPFFVPIACVARGKTLIHDWVYENRAIYFTELNKLGARVTLLDTHRVNIEGPAKLKGSKILCPPALRPAAIILVAMLAAKGKSILKGVYPINRGYENLEERLKKIGADIKFFSNNEK
- a CDS encoding NUDIX domain-containing protein; translation: MKNKTQNLIPGKDCIGVEGGVLIFNKKGEVLLMKRSKNSKNEADWWSKPGGAVDFNEKAIDAMKREIKEELNVDINIWGYLPHTDHIIRREKQHWVAINYLTNIKKGKLKIMEPHKCEEIRWFSMKKLPKRITQTAREPIKNYLAGKFIKL
- a CDS encoding rod shape-determining protein, translating into MSLFVRKIGIDLGTANTLVFVPGRGVVINEPSVVAISILENEVLAVGNQAKEMLGRTPDSIVASRPLKDGVIADYRITEAMLKYFINKVTGKVRIFRPEVMISIPAGITSTERRAVVDAAIKAGAKAAYIVKEPLLAAIGAGVPIHSAQGNMIINTGGGTTEIAIISLGGVVAAHSARVGGNKLDQAISDYVKRKYGLAIGERTAEEIKISIGSAIAQVKEEYIEVRGRDLMGGLPKMIRVSSNEVTEAIQDELREIINAIKKVFQETPPELAADVIDKGMVLSGGSALLRNFDQLITKTIGVPCYVADDPLFCVIKGIGIALDNLEVYKRTIMLTK